One Lactobacillus sp. CBA3606 DNA segment encodes these proteins:
- the rhaB gene encoding rhamnulokinase: MKSYIAVDIGASSGRLILGQPQDGKIVLQEVHRFSNGFSMHAGHDRWDVDHLIDEIFLGLEKVKQMGINEVKLGIDTWAVDYVLVGADGHKLEDPISYRDKRTHNAIQELTSDLPREYIYEKTGIQFQDFNTLYQLYKENRSLLLKSDKIMMMPDYLGYVLTGNAVTEITNASTTQMLNLRVGLFDKDLLDKVNVSQDQFPRLVESGSILGNVSYKWHKKYDIPEVEVITVATHDTASAVVGTPGKGDRWAFLSSGTWSLLGTELNVPENGLQAFRENYTNEWGAYGTYRFLKNIMGLWVAQCVRHELNDKYSFGELAALADKVKPFEQFIDINDDRFTNPNNMIEELQAYCRETNQKIPTTPGELFQAIYSNLSLFYANELAKLDEILGYHIDTLNIVGGGSNVALMNQLTSTLADVEVIAGPSEATAIGNIMVQMIAAEDVENINAGRRLIAKSFDLKRFRPEKNKYGDILSQYQEFLKNKSKEMV; encoded by the coding sequence TGATTTTAGGTCAACCACAAGATGGAAAAATAGTTTTACAGGAAGTTCATCGTTTTTCAAATGGGTTTTCAATGCATGCTGGGCATGATCGTTGGGACGTGGATCATTTAATTGATGAAATCTTTCTTGGACTTGAAAAAGTTAAGCAAATGGGAATTAACGAGGTTAAGTTAGGGATTGATACGTGGGCTGTTGACTATGTCTTAGTTGGTGCTGATGGTCATAAGTTGGAGGATCCAATTAGTTATCGTGATAAACGAACTCATAATGCGATTCAGGAACTAACTAGTGATTTACCAAGAGAGTATATCTATGAAAAGACTGGGATTCAATTTCAAGATTTCAACACACTGTATCAGTTATACAAGGAAAATCGGTCTCTGTTATTAAAGTCTGACAAGATTATGATGATGCCTGATTACCTTGGCTATGTACTAACTGGAAATGCAGTTACTGAGATTACAAATGCTTCGACTACTCAAATGCTGAATTTACGAGTAGGACTATTTGATAAAGACTTACTTGATAAAGTAAATGTTTCGCAAGACCAATTTCCACGATTAGTAGAATCTGGTTCAATCTTAGGTAATGTAAGTTACAAGTGGCATAAAAAATATGATATTCCTGAAGTTGAAGTTATAACCGTTGCTACTCATGATACAGCTTCTGCAGTTGTTGGAACCCCTGGAAAAGGTGATCGATGGGCGTTCTTAAGCTCGGGAACCTGGTCATTATTGGGAACTGAATTGAATGTTCCTGAAAATGGCTTACAAGCTTTTCGTGAAAATTATACTAATGAATGGGGCGCTTACGGGACCTATCGTTTCTTAAAAAACATTATGGGTTTATGGGTTGCGCAGTGTGTTCGACATGAATTGAATGATAAATATAGTTTTGGTGAGTTAGCTGCTTTGGCCGATAAGGTAAAACCATTTGAACAATTTATCGATATTAATGATGATCGTTTTACGAATCCGAACAACATGATTGAAGAGTTACAGGCTTATTGTCGAGAAACTAATCAAAAGATTCCGACAACACCTGGAGAATTATTCCAAGCTATTTATTCGAATCTATCGTTGTTTTATGCCAATGAATTAGCCAAGTTAGATGAAATATTAGGGTACCATATTGATACTTTAAATATTGTCGGTGGTGGTAGTAATGTTGCTCTGATGAATCAGCTAACGAGCACTTTAGCAGATGTTGAAGTGATTGCTGGTCCTAGCGAGGCTACGGCAATTGGTAACATCATGGTTCAGATGATTGCGGCTGAGGATGTTGAGAATATCAATGCTGGTCGCCGGCTAATTGCTAAATCATTTGATTTAAAACGATTCCGACCAGAAAAAAATAAATATGGAGATATTTTAAGTCAGTATCAAGAGTTTCTGAAAAACAAGTCTAAGGAGATGGTTTAA
- a CDS encoding L-rhamnose isomerase translates to MVKTDEVEKAYEVAKERYAELGVDTDKVMDDLRKVKLSVHCWQGDDIHGFLNPNQELTGGIGVSGNYPGIARTPDQLTGDLHEALSLIPGSHKVQLHTLYAVTDKKKDFNEVGPDDFKYWVDWAKQEGIGLDMNPTFFSHPMVKNNFTLASPEKSVRDYWIQVGKQSREISNYFGKELGQQSVNNFWIPDGFKDNPIDKQSPRERLIESLDEVFAKKYDENNTIEAVEGKLFGTGIESYTVGSHLFYNNYAISRGKLWTIDAGHWHPTEDVSDKFSAFMPFGKGLMLHVSRPVRWDSDHVVIFDDALTRITRSLVRDNELSRTNIGLDFFDATINRVAAWVVGARATQKALLQAMLAPIDDLKKAELNFDFTKRLAVTEELKSYPFGAIWDEFCLKNNTPVGADWLNEIRNYEQKVQFPRDAK, encoded by the coding sequence ATGGTTAAAACTGATGAAGTAGAAAAAGCTTATGAAGTTGCCAAGGAACGTTATGCTGAATTAGGTGTAGATACTGATAAAGTTATGGATGATTTGAGAAAAGTTAAATTGTCGGTTCATTGTTGGCAAGGTGACGATATTCATGGTTTCTTGAATCCTAATCAAGAATTGACTGGTGGAATTGGAGTTTCTGGAAATTATCCTGGAATTGCACGGACGCCAGACCAATTAACTGGTGATTTACATGAAGCTTTGTCATTGATTCCTGGGAGTCACAAAGTACAGTTGCATACTTTGTATGCGGTTACAGATAAGAAAAAGGATTTTAATGAGGTTGGTCCTGATGATTTTAAGTATTGGGTTGATTGGGCTAAGCAAGAAGGTATTGGACTAGATATGAATCCGACTTTCTTCTCACATCCAATGGTTAAAAATAATTTTACGTTGGCAAGTCCTGAAAAATCGGTTCGCGATTATTGGATCCAAGTTGGGAAACAATCACGTGAAATTTCTAATTACTTTGGTAAGGAATTAGGTCAACAATCAGTTAATAATTTCTGGATTCCAGACGGCTTTAAAGATAATCCAATCGACAAACAAAGCCCACGGGAACGCTTAATTGAATCATTAGATGAAGTATTTGCTAAAAAATACGATGAAAATAATACTATCGAAGCGGTTGAAGGTAAATTATTCGGAACTGGAATTGAATCTTATACGGTTGGTTCACACTTGTTCTATAACAACTATGCAATCAGTCGAGGTAAATTATGGACCATTGATGCTGGACACTGGCACCCAACAGAAGATGTTTCAGATAAGTTCTCTGCTTTCATGCCATTTGGCAAAGGCTTAATGTTACATGTTTCTCGGCCAGTTCGTTGGGATAGTGATCACGTTGTTATCTTTGATGATGCATTAACTCGAATTACACGCTCCTTGGTTCGTGATAATGAATTAAGCCGGACTAACATTGGATTAGATTTCTTTGATGCAACCATTAATCGAGTTGCTGCTTGGGTTGTTGGTGCTCGTGCGACTCAAAAAGCATTATTACAAGCAATGCTGGCACCAATTGATGATTTAAAGAAGGCTGAATTGAATTTTGATTTTACAAAGCGTTTAGCAGTGACCGAAGAGCTTAAATCATACCCATTTGGTGCAATCTGGGATGAATTCTGCTTGAAGAACAATACACCAGTTGGTGCTGATTGGCTTAATGAAATTCGGAATTATGAACAAAAGGTCCAATTTCCACGAGATGCAAAATAA
- the rhaM gene encoding L-rhamnose mutarotase: MVRLGQVMYLHKDAYAEYQKRHAELWPEMKQALKKYGAKNYSIFLNELTGQTFAYLEVSDEATYNKIADTDICKKWWQYMEPLMDTNEDNSPVTTDLKEVFHLD, translated from the coding sequence GTGGTTAGATTAGGACAAGTGATGTATTTGCATAAGGATGCCTATGCTGAGTATCAAAAACGGCATGCTGAGTTATGGCCAGAAATGAAGCAAGCACTAAAAAAATATGGTGCTAAAAATTATTCAATCTTTTTGAATGAATTGACAGGCCAGACCTTTGCTTATCTGGAAGTATCTGATGAAGCCACATATAACAAAATCGCTGATACCGATATTTGTAAGAAATGGTGGCAGTATATGGAACCATTAATGGATACTAATGAGGATAATAGTCCAGTTACTACAGATCTAAAAGAAGTATTTCATTTAGATTAA